In Paenibacillus phoenicis, one genomic interval encodes:
- a CDS encoding TIGR02679 domain-containing protein produces the protein MNDRSDQAAKARDYFSRPGFKRMLEAVWKRYASLEKAGGHAVISRSTAAECEAINTFFGWYKKPGDDIRVPLADFEQELLESAFTFTITELHEVLTGEPLRTKSDRELLAMQEWGRLFETLEAQFAEQGTPLQPAVAEWLSGLRHGRAAGYRTLRELWRAAPETAQRELASATCAWNLLLAGDATAGLGENGSPPSAVRLPVLAAQTTGDPHALDRNVPAGRLLFQALRSKELGKQFAETDQTDPSDPEAIPGLSSGVDTLEAREIYRSAGIFDDDISSLVHIYCPWDGGNGPYVLSLRQVEITSVLSPITDFYVVENPAVFSTLVDLNEANESAYTAGPMLVCTSGPASAAALRLIDRYLEENLVSGHLYYSGDFDVKGISIGNVLASRYGDRFTAWRFNRESYMEGCALALPNGVTLSTEERLRLAKMQAIWDNSLCNTMRDVGRKLFQEQIIVNLINDWRKAVIGGEIGGRLHSK, from the coding sequence ATGAACGATCGTTCAGATCAGGCGGCCAAAGCCCGGGACTATTTTTCTCGTCCCGGGTTCAAGAGAATGCTCGAAGCCGTCTGGAAGCGATACGCCAGTCTGGAGAAGGCGGGCGGGCACGCCGTCATCAGTAGATCTACTGCAGCGGAATGCGAGGCGATCAATACCTTTTTTGGCTGGTACAAAAAACCGGGGGACGATATCCGAGTACCACTTGCGGATTTTGAACAGGAATTGCTGGAATCGGCATTTACCTTCACGATTACCGAACTTCATGAAGTCCTGACCGGCGAGCCGCTGCGAACCAAATCGGATCGGGAATTGCTGGCGATGCAGGAGTGGGGGAGGTTGTTTGAGACCCTGGAAGCCCAGTTTGCGGAGCAAGGAACGCCACTCCAGCCGGCTGTGGCGGAATGGTTAAGTGGTTTGCGCCACGGCCGTGCAGCCGGTTACCGCACCTTGCGTGAGCTGTGGCGCGCTGCTCCCGAGACGGCGCAAAGAGAGCTGGCGAGTGCCACATGCGCGTGGAACCTGCTGCTTGCGGGGGATGCAACAGCAGGTTTGGGCGAGAACGGTAGCCCACCATCAGCTGTCCGCCTACCGGTGCTGGCCGCGCAAACTACCGGCGATCCGCATGCGCTGGACCGGAACGTCCCGGCAGGGCGGCTGCTGTTCCAGGCCTTACGCTCCAAGGAGCTTGGGAAGCAGTTTGCCGAAACGGATCAAACTGACCCATCAGATCCCGAGGCGATACCCGGCTTGTCATCCGGAGTGGATACCTTGGAGGCGCGGGAGATTTACCGCAGCGCGGGAATTTTTGATGACGACATATCTTCTCTCGTTCATATTTATTGCCCTTGGGACGGCGGTAACGGGCCATATGTTTTATCGTTAAGGCAAGTTGAGATAACCAGCGTGCTTTCTCCGATCACCGATTTTTATGTGGTAGAGAATCCAGCGGTATTTTCCACTTTGGTTGATTTGAATGAAGCCAATGAATCCGCCTATACTGCGGGACCGATGCTAGTTTGCACCAGTGGACCGGCAAGCGCAGCGGCATTGCGCCTGATCGATCGTTATTTGGAGGAAAACCTGGTTTCCGGCCACCTATATTACTCTGGTGATTTTGATGTTAAAGGGATTTCGATCGGAAATGTTCTGGCTTCCCGTTATGGGGACCGATTTACCGCCTGGCGTTTTAACCGGGAAAGTTACATGGAGGGGTGTGCCTTGGCGCTTCCCAATGGCGTAACCTTATCAACAGAAGAGCGGCTTCGTTTGGCTAAGATGCAGGCCATTTGGGATAACTCGCTGTGCAACACGATGCGCGATGTAGGACGTAAGCTATTTCAAGAGCAAATAATCGTAAATTTGATCAATGATTGGCGAAAAGCGGTCATAGGAGGGGAGATCGGCGGCCGTTTGCATTCCAAATGA
- a CDS encoding AraC family transcriptional regulator encodes MGKNKINLLTKLLISYWLVLLFPVLIILFYYYPQSATAVRAKEMDWNAHITEQFMTSMDTFTRYVYNLPFELAQNREFRLYQAEESDYQRVLIANEMKKYNATDAFIYNTLLYVRNIGMLFSKTGSAYSLEDMATPGIGFTYEDWQPAYMKETLNTLDAPLVRPVEEIVIPGNNRVRMLTFLQPLPVGGSHSPGVVMILVREDTILRMMRSVSEHYLGDFFILDGQGQPLVASNGSLYRSSDDLPSLVERMERENGGDPVSGIHQINGTTYIVSYAVSDKNGWKYVSLLPLTESLQDLRAIQLKTALLVGFILLLEVIVIYVSIRNNYHPIKRLVEFATGLFEPQEQKPMNELETLRYTLSGLSAANSRLDEEVKGTLPLMRDNLLLELVNGHFLAWEPFAKEAAKVGIGLDGPLLTVAVISCEAGTEAAERIWGACRSEEERFPAGVKGYFFKSIYHHEIVLVCAHGENFALKAHLARLQEELQRQADEVEDDGAGGGRAIIGIGRPGEGRNPQAAHVSYLQAQRTAEQLRLRGDSALLCYDEFETPSAGTVSYFAELLQSLELAILKNEAAQVESLIERLAGYLSGNGMSPHMLRSVYLNTASVIFNGLQRFRQDDQSLLRLTDAAFGPRYTLEQMAGILRESGDKLCEMIRETVPQSRMASREELLAALEEMGTDPNCSLQLMADYFSMSASNFSHYFKKTVGQNFKETLDRLRIRQAARLLRESEETLEAIAAQCGYTNLSSFIRSFKKILGTTPGQYRQTHKG; translated from the coding sequence TTGGGGAAGAACAAGATCAATCTGCTGACCAAGCTGTTGATTTCCTATTGGCTTGTGCTGCTGTTTCCGGTGCTGATCATTTTGTTCTATTATTATCCGCAGTCGGCGACGGCGGTGAGAGCGAAGGAAATGGATTGGAACGCTCATATCACGGAGCAGTTCATGACGTCGATGGACACGTTCACGCGATATGTGTACAATCTGCCGTTCGAGCTGGCGCAGAATCGGGAGTTCCGGCTGTACCAGGCGGAGGAGAGCGATTACCAGCGGGTGCTAATTGCGAATGAAATGAAAAAATACAACGCCACCGATGCCTTCATTTACAACACCCTGCTCTATGTGCGAAACATCGGCATGTTATTCTCCAAAACTGGAAGCGCATACAGTTTGGAGGATATGGCCACTCCCGGGATCGGCTTCACCTATGAGGATTGGCAACCCGCCTATATGAAGGAGACGTTGAACACGTTGGACGCGCCTCTCGTCCGGCCGGTGGAGGAGATCGTCATTCCCGGCAACAACCGGGTGCGGATGCTGACCTTTCTGCAGCCGTTGCCGGTCGGCGGGTCCCATTCCCCCGGCGTGGTGATGATCCTGGTTCGGGAGGATACGATTCTCCGCATGATGCGATCGGTGTCCGAGCACTATCTCGGAGACTTTTTTATCCTCGACGGGCAGGGCCAGCCGTTGGTCGCTTCAAACGGTTCGCTGTACCGGAGCTCGGACGATCTGCCGAGTCTGGTGGAGCGAATGGAGCGGGAGAACGGCGGCGATCCCGTCTCCGGCATCCACCAAATCAACGGCACAACGTATATCGTCTCCTATGCGGTTTCGGACAAAAACGGCTGGAAATACGTCAGCCTGCTTCCGCTAACGGAATCGCTGCAGGATTTGCGCGCGATCCAGTTGAAAACCGCGCTGCTGGTCGGCTTCATCCTCCTGCTGGAGGTTATCGTGATTTACGTCTCGATCCGCAACAATTACCACCCGATCAAACGGCTGGTGGAGTTTGCCACCGGCTTGTTCGAGCCGCAGGAGCAAAAGCCGATGAACGAGCTCGAGACGCTCCGCTATACGCTTAGCGGCTTATCCGCCGCCAACAGCCGGCTGGACGAGGAAGTGAAGGGGACGCTTCCCTTGATGCGGGACAACCTGCTGCTCGAGCTGGTGAACGGACACTTCCTCGCTTGGGAGCCGTTCGCGAAGGAGGCGGCAAAGGTTGGGATCGGCCTGGACGGGCCGCTCCTTACGGTGGCCGTTATTTCCTGCGAAGCCGGAACGGAAGCGGCGGAGCGGATCTGGGGCGCTTGCCGAAGCGAAGAAGAGCGGTTTCCCGCAGGCGTGAAGGGGTATTTTTTCAAAAGCATCTATCACCACGAAATCGTGCTGGTCTGCGCCCATGGCGAGAATTTTGCACTCAAAGCGCATTTGGCGCGGCTGCAAGAGGAACTTCAGCGGCAGGCGGACGAAGTTGAAGATGATGGCGCCGGAGGAGGCCGGGCCATTATCGGCATCGGTCGTCCTGGCGAAGGGCGGAATCCCCAGGCCGCGCATGTTTCCTATTTGCAAGCGCAGCGCACAGCGGAGCAACTGAGGCTTCGCGGCGACAGCGCCTTGCTATGCTACGACGAGTTCGAAACGCCGTCAGCCGGGACGGTATCCTATTTCGCCGAGCTGCTGCAATCCCTGGAGCTGGCTATTCTGAAAAACGAAGCTGCTCAGGTGGAATCCCTGATTGAACGGCTCGCCGGTTACCTTAGCGGCAACGGGATGTCGCCGCACATGCTGCGCAGCGTGTACTTGAACACGGCCAGCGTGATCTTCAACGGGCTTCAGCGGTTCCGTCAGGACGACCAGAGTCTGCTGCGCCTGACCGACGCCGCGTTTGGGCCCCGCTACACGCTGGAGCAAATGGCCGGAATCTTGCGGGAGAGCGGGGACAAGCTGTGCGAGATGATCCGTGAGACGGTGCCCCAAAGCCGTATGGCTTCCCGGGAGGAATTGCTCGCAGCACTTGAAGAGATGGGCACGGACCCGAATTGTTCCCTGCAGCTAATGGCTGACTATTTCAGCATGTCGGCGTCTAACTTTAGCCATTATTTCAAGAAAACGGTAGGCCAGAACTTCAAGGAGACGCTCGACCGGCTGCGCATCCGGCAAGCTGCACGTTTATTACGGGAAAGCGAAGAGACCCTGGAGGCAATTGCTGCCCAGTGCGGATATACCAACCTCTCCAGCTTTATCCGCTCCTTCAAGAAGATTCTGGGCACCACCCCTGGCCAATATCGGCAAACCCACAAAGGCTAA
- a CDS encoding ABC transporter substrate-binding protein yields MRKKVTVFMSSVLVVVMLLAGCGSGGGNAGNTSSSPDGAAGTPGNTTGEKVKLTAIMTKHPLTKPLAEMEWLQQVEDKAGVDIEWQEITADWGQKKGTMLASGDIPDLFIGPNVITDADFAQFQGLFQDLSTMLDQAPNVQAMFEAKPETRLIATLPDGKIYGLPKYQRFWPAASTRQYINQKWLDHLGLQMPTNWDELYDVLVAFKEKDANGNGDPNDEIPMDWPGEIGGYFNPAVLLGSTGMTLSDGNAEGYFVEDGQVKNYLIDDRYKQMVAFLSKLYKAGLINREVFTHDYTKYQSVARGEGDTAKVGFTWGWVASDRFGEQLAPQYTSMAPLKVSAADTVKPSWMYDYYNLNYGVNHIVMSAKAKNKEAAMRFINELYDPKVGIQVLFGSIGPNIQDNGDGSYSVLPPADAKMDPGTWKWTSTMADNGAFYISDDMKLTLGKDMQEVLGQSEPLKEALQVDQENDIFPAMFIKYSTMDNNTLSLNNTNIMNLANANFAKWVTKGGVEAEWDAYVKEAQKAGITQNLEIMQKYYEEYKSKK; encoded by the coding sequence ATGCGAAAAAAAGTAACCGTTTTCATGTCATCCGTGTTGGTCGTGGTGATGCTGCTGGCCGGATGCGGCTCGGGAGGAGGCAATGCTGGCAATACCTCGAGTTCGCCGGATGGCGCAGCCGGTACGCCCGGGAACACCACCGGGGAGAAGGTGAAGCTGACGGCGATCATGACAAAGCACCCATTAACCAAGCCGCTCGCCGAAATGGAGTGGCTGCAACAGGTGGAGGACAAGGCCGGCGTGGACATTGAATGGCAGGAGATCACGGCTGATTGGGGGCAGAAGAAAGGAACGATGCTGGCGAGCGGGGATATCCCAGATCTGTTCATCGGGCCGAACGTAATCACCGACGCGGATTTCGCTCAGTTCCAGGGGTTGTTCCAAGACCTGTCCACGATGCTGGATCAGGCCCCGAACGTGCAGGCCATGTTCGAGGCCAAGCCGGAGACCCGGCTGATCGCTACTCTACCCGACGGCAAAATCTACGGTTTGCCGAAGTATCAGCGGTTTTGGCCGGCCGCGTCCACCAGACAATACATCAACCAGAAGTGGCTGGATCATCTGGGGCTTCAGATGCCGACGAACTGGGATGAGCTGTATGACGTGCTTGTGGCGTTCAAGGAGAAGGACGCGAACGGAAACGGCGACCCGAACGACGAAATCCCGATGGATTGGCCGGGTGAGATCGGCGGCTACTTCAACCCGGCCGTACTGCTTGGCAGCACGGGGATGACCTTGTCCGACGGGAACGCGGAAGGCTACTTCGTCGAGGACGGTCAGGTGAAGAATTACCTGATCGATGACCGGTATAAACAGATGGTTGCCTTCCTGAGCAAGCTGTACAAGGCCGGGTTAATCAACCGGGAAGTGTTCACTCACGATTACACGAAATACCAATCCGTCGCCCGCGGGGAAGGAGATACGGCCAAGGTCGGCTTTACCTGGGGCTGGGTGGCGTCGGACCGATTCGGTGAGCAACTCGCTCCGCAATACACGTCCATGGCCCCGCTGAAAGTATCGGCCGCGGACACCGTAAAGCCCTCCTGGATGTACGATTACTACAACCTGAACTACGGCGTGAACCACATCGTCATGTCGGCCAAAGCGAAAAACAAGGAAGCCGCCATGCGCTTCATCAACGAGCTGTACGACCCCAAGGTCGGCATCCAGGTGTTGTTCGGCTCGATCGGCCCGAATATCCAGGACAACGGGGATGGTTCGTATAGCGTACTGCCGCCGGCCGATGCCAAGATGGACCCGGGTACGTGGAAATGGACGTCGACCATGGCGGACAACGGCGCTTTTTATATCTCGGACGATATGAAGCTGACCCTTGGCAAAGATATGCAAGAGGTGCTTGGCCAATCGGAACCGCTCAAGGAAGCGCTGCAGGTGGACCAGGAGAACGATATTTTCCCGGCGATGTTTATCAAATACTCTACGATGGACAACAACACGTTAAGCCTCAATAATACCAACATCATGAACCTCGCCAACGCTAATTTTGCCAAGTGGGTCACCAAAGGCGGCGTCGAGGCGGAATGGGACGCGTACGTGAAGGAAGCCCAGAAGGCCGGGATCACGCAGAATCTGGAGATCATGCAGAAATACTACGAGGAATACAAGAGCAAAAAGTAA
- a CDS encoding ABC transporter permease, with product MQVRKGLQALVRDYQLWIMILPAIAVILIFNYIPMYGIQLAFRDYDFSKGLTGGEWRGLAYFQQFIDSYLFTDLMRNTFLISLASIVLGFPAPIVLALILNQIRRKKMKQLMQTTVYLPHFISVIVLVGMLNVLLSPETGVVGYMFKYLGLGHINLLASTETFIPVYVLSDIWQHCGWNSIIYLAALSTVDPQLYDAAKIDGATRWQTVRFVDLPALVPTIIILFILSMGNILSTGFEKIFLMQNALNLPVSEVIATYVYKIGIVSNQFSLASAIGLFNTLINFVFLFAMNAISKRASHNSLF from the coding sequence ATGCAGGTTCGCAAAGGGCTGCAGGCCCTCGTACGCGATTATCAATTATGGATCATGATCCTGCCCGCGATCGCCGTTATCCTCATCTTTAACTATATCCCGATGTACGGAATCCAGCTCGCTTTCCGCGACTACGATTTCAGCAAAGGGCTGACCGGGGGCGAGTGGCGGGGACTGGCCTACTTTCAGCAGTTTATCGACAGCTATCTGTTCACCGACCTGATGCGGAACACGTTTCTGATTAGCCTGGCGAGCATCGTGCTCGGCTTCCCGGCTCCGATCGTACTGGCGCTCATATTGAACCAGATCCGGCGCAAAAAAATGAAGCAGCTCATGCAAACGACGGTGTATCTGCCGCATTTTATCTCGGTGATCGTGCTGGTCGGCATGCTGAATGTGCTGCTGTCCCCCGAAACCGGGGTGGTCGGCTATATGTTCAAATATCTGGGGCTCGGACATATTAATCTGCTGGCATCCACCGAGACTTTCATCCCGGTTTATGTGCTTTCGGACATTTGGCAGCACTGCGGCTGGAACAGTATCATTTACCTGGCTGCCTTGTCTACGGTCGATCCCCAGCTCTACGACGCGGCCAAAATCGACGGCGCCACCCGGTGGCAGACAGTTCGCTTTGTTGACTTGCCGGCGCTCGTGCCAACGATCATCATTTTATTCATTCTCAGCATGGGGAACATTCTCAGCACCGGATTTGAGAAGATTTTCCTGATGCAAAACGCGCTCAACCTCCCAGTTTCAGAAGTCATTGCCACCTACGTGTACAAAATCGGGATCGTGTCCAACCAGTTCAGCCTAGCTTCGGCCATCGGCTTGTTCAATACGCTGATTAACTTCGTGTTCCTGTTTGCCATGAACGCGATTTCGAAACGGGCCTCCCATAACAGCCTGTTCTAA